The following coding sequences are from one Capsicum annuum cultivar UCD-10X-F1 chromosome 3, UCD10Xv1.1, whole genome shotgun sequence window:
- the LOC107863285 gene encoding F-box protein At4g00755 isoform X2: MIEVENRVVPMVSQSEKTAEWLFLERDHRVYAFLTRGLSNCVKEDCLVDAIHASSTDNYPEESILNTLKPGDRVDYRASYWSSRGESDPTVPETLTYKLISKLCLISEIHVQPFQAYFQFGIPIYSSKAMKFRVGHPNVKIDVESDNGHESAAAQGSYCDKFVWTYTSPEFPIAQENILQKFKLPEPVLCVGGILQVELLGRVQRQQLDGLYYICVSHVQVVGRPLLPTFDVEILDEAGKCNLKYCPVERSLCQSSKKSSEGGESGSPRFHRFRASLRGWEQMILNTLLGARADLVDDDSDEDDV; the protein is encoded by the exons AtgattgaagttgaaaatagGGTTGTACCAATGGTATCTCAGTCTGAAAAGACCGCGGAGTGGTTATTTCTGGAGAGGGATCACAGAGTTTATGCATTTTTGACACGAGGCCTTTCCAACTGTGTGAAGGAAGACTGCTTAGTAGATGCAATCCATGCATCAAGCACTGACAACTATCCTGAAGAAAGCATTCTGAATACATTAAAACCGGGAGATCGTGTTGATTATAGGGCTTCATACTGGTCAAGTAGAGGAGAAAGTGATCCTACAGTTCCTGAGACACTAACATATAAATTAATCTCAAAGCTGTGCCTGATATCAGAAATTCATGTACAACCATTTCAAG CATATTTCCAGTTTGGCATTCCCATTTATTCCTCAAAAGCTATGAAATTCCGAGTGGGACATCCTAATGTTAAAATAGATGTAGAAAGTGACAATGGACATGAATCTGCTGCTGCTCAAGGATCTTATTGTGACAAGTTCGTATGGACATATACCTCACCAGAATTTCCCATTGCTCAG GAGAACATCTTGCAGAAGTTTAAGCTACCAGAACCTGTTCTTTGTGTTGGTGGAATCCTACAAGTCGAGCTTTTAGGCAGAGTTCAAAGACAACAATTGGATGGTCTATATTATATATG tgtgTCGCACGTTCAAGTTGTTGGAAGACCACTCTTGCCTACATTTGATGTTGAGATACTTGATGAAGCTGGGAAGTGCAATCTGAAGTATTGCCCAGTAGAAAGGTCGTTGTGCCAGTCAAGTAAGAAATCTTCTGAAGGAGGAGAGTCAGGCAGTCCTCGGTTTCATAGGTTCAGGGCAAGCTTAAGGGGATGGGAGCAAATGATCCTGAATACACTACTTGGCGCCAGAGCTGACCTGGTTGATGATGATTCAGATGAGGATGACGTCTAG
- the LOC107863285 gene encoding F-box protein At4g00755 isoform X1 — protein MDFVQCLLPDMSTKILTCLDDPSDLIRVSAVSSSWREFVIGNGLCKHLCLKRFPEISSVANMIEVENRVVPMVSQSEKTAEWLFLERDHRVYAFLTRGLSNCVKEDCLVDAIHASSTDNYPEESILNTLKPGDRVDYRASYWSSRGESDPTVPETLTYKLISKLCLISEIHVQPFQAYFQFGIPIYSSKAMKFRVGHPNVKIDVESDNGHESAAAQGSYCDKFVWTYTSPEFPIAQENILQKFKLPEPVLCVGGILQVELLGRVQRQQLDGLYYICVSHVQVVGRPLLPTFDVEILDEAGKCNLKYCPVERSLCQSSKKSSEGGESGSPRFHRFRASLRGWEQMILNTLLGARADLVDDDSDEDDV, from the exons ATGGATTTTGTGCAATGCCTTTTACCTGACATGTCTACAAAGATCCTAACGTGTTTGGACGACCCCTCTGATCTTATCCGGGTTTCTGCTGTTTCTAGTTCTTGGCGTGAATTCG TGATCGGGAATGGCTTGTGTAAGCATCTCTGTTTAAAGAGATTTCCTGAAATATCAAGTGTTGCAAATAtgattgaagttgaaaatagGGTTGTACCAATGGTATCTCAGTCTGAAAAGACCGCGGAGTGGTTATTTCTGGAGAGGGATCACAGAGTTTATGCATTTTTGACACGAGGCCTTTCCAACTGTGTGAAGGAAGACTGCTTAGTAGATGCAATCCATGCATCAAGCACTGACAACTATCCTGAAGAAAGCATTCTGAATACATTAAAACCGGGAGATCGTGTTGATTATAGGGCTTCATACTGGTCAAGTAGAGGAGAAAGTGATCCTACAGTTCCTGAGACACTAACATATAAATTAATCTCAAAGCTGTGCCTGATATCAGAAATTCATGTACAACCATTTCAAG CATATTTCCAGTTTGGCATTCCCATTTATTCCTCAAAAGCTATGAAATTCCGAGTGGGACATCCTAATGTTAAAATAGATGTAGAAAGTGACAATGGACATGAATCTGCTGCTGCTCAAGGATCTTATTGTGACAAGTTCGTATGGACATATACCTCACCAGAATTTCCCATTGCTCAG GAGAACATCTTGCAGAAGTTTAAGCTACCAGAACCTGTTCTTTGTGTTGGTGGAATCCTACAAGTCGAGCTTTTAGGCAGAGTTCAAAGACAACAATTGGATGGTCTATATTATATATG tgtgTCGCACGTTCAAGTTGTTGGAAGACCACTCTTGCCTACATTTGATGTTGAGATACTTGATGAAGCTGGGAAGTGCAATCTGAAGTATTGCCCAGTAGAAAGGTCGTTGTGCCAGTCAAGTAAGAAATCTTCTGAAGGAGGAGAGTCAGGCAGTCCTCGGTTTCATAGGTTCAGGGCAAGCTTAAGGGGATGGGAGCAAATGATCCTGAATACACTACTTGGCGCCAGAGCTGACCTGGTTGATGATGATTCAGATGAGGATGACGTCTAG